In Halorientalis sp. LT38, a genomic segment contains:
- a CDS encoding DUF255 domain-containing protein — protein sequence MDDSAARTNVEWREWGQEPFEVADRAGKPVLLSLSAPWCAHCHEMDATTYTEPRIAANINDGFVPVRVDVDRHPRVRERYNMGGFPSTVFCTPEGDILTGAGYLGIDGFREILDSVRRTWDGEGEDAGRVPRALRDGTPPSGEVTARIEEHMVEQLLGAFDEEFGGWGSDAKFPLPRTVEFALVRARDQATRTLEAIQTHLLDTYDGGFYRYATGRDWSDPHREKLLDENAALVRAFARAYRYTGEDSYRSSAESTVEYLTTDLWTGDAFAASQAGDDDYYRMGPTDREEAEPPAVDETVLADRNGMAAGALFSLHAYTDDESARRYAERALDHVLDDLVDEGEVTHYRTDEETGEAGLLADQTGVLQGLTTGWQVTGGYEDAAVAVADYALAELGDDASGAFRDGVATGPGLLDQPLYPLDTNVELADALIDLAALTGEDRYRERAREAVAAFAGAAERMGVEVASFATVAARLQSLRVFRVGTPAGSDLHRAALRVADHEAVVVPDADVPDGEARVIDDGEPTGTAESPDGLAELATGS from the coding sequence ATGGACGACTCCGCGGCGCGCACGAACGTCGAGTGGCGCGAGTGGGGCCAGGAGCCCTTCGAGGTGGCCGATCGGGCGGGCAAGCCGGTCCTGCTCTCGCTGTCGGCTCCGTGGTGTGCCCACTGCCACGAGATGGACGCCACCACCTACACCGAGCCGCGCATCGCCGCGAACATCAACGACGGGTTCGTGCCGGTCCGGGTCGACGTGGACCGCCACCCGCGGGTCCGCGAACGCTACAACATGGGCGGGTTCCCCTCGACCGTCTTCTGCACGCCCGAGGGTGACATCCTCACCGGCGCCGGCTACCTCGGGATCGACGGCTTCCGGGAGATCTTGGACTCCGTGCGGCGCACCTGGGACGGCGAGGGCGAGGACGCCGGTCGCGTCCCGCGCGCACTCCGGGACGGGACGCCACCGAGCGGTGAGGTCACCGCCCGCATCGAGGAGCACATGGTCGAGCAGTTGCTCGGGGCCTTCGACGAGGAGTTCGGCGGCTGGGGCTCGGACGCGAAATTCCCCCTCCCGCGGACCGTGGAGTTCGCACTTGTCCGGGCCCGAGATCAGGCCACCCGGACGCTGGAGGCCATCCAGACGCACCTGCTCGACACCTACGACGGCGGCTTCTACCGCTACGCGACGGGCCGGGACTGGAGCGACCCCCACCGGGAGAAACTGCTCGACGAGAACGCCGCGCTGGTCCGCGCGTTCGCCCGTGCGTACCGCTACACCGGCGAAGACTCCTACCGGAGCTCCGCCGAGTCGACCGTCGAGTACCTGACGACGGACCTGTGGACCGGCGACGCCTTCGCCGCCAGCCAGGCCGGCGACGACGACTACTACCGGATGGGGCCCACCGACCGCGAGGAGGCCGAGCCGCCGGCGGTCGACGAGACGGTGCTGGCCGACCGGAACGGGATGGCGGCCGGGGCGCTCTTCTCCCTGCACGCCTACACCGACGACGAGTCCGCGCGCCGGTACGCCGAGCGAGCCCTCGACCACGTCCTCGACGACCTGGTCGACGAGGGCGAGGTCACCCACTACCGGACCGACGAGGAGACCGGCGAGGCCGGACTGCTCGCCGACCAGACGGGGGTCCTGCAGGGGCTGACGACCGGCTGGCAGGTGACGGGCGGCTACGAGGACGCCGCCGTCGCCGTCGCCGACTACGCGCTGGCCGAACTGGGAGACGACGCGAGCGGGGCGTTCCGGGACGGGGTCGCGACGGGCCCCGGCCTGCTGGACCAGCCGCTCTACCCGCTCGACACCAACGTCGAACTCGCCGACGCGCTGATCGACCTGGCGGCGCTGACCGGGGAGGACCGGTACCGCGAACGGGCCCGCGAGGCCGTCGCGGCGTTCGCGGGTGCGGCCGAGCGCATGGGCGTCGAGGTCGCTAGTTTCGCGACGGTGGCCGCGCGCCTCCAGTCGCTGCGGGTCTTCCGGGTGGGGACGCCCGCCGGCAGCGACCTCCACCGCGCCGCCCTGCGAGTCGCCGACCACGAGGCGGTCGTCGTGCCCGACGCGGACGTCCCGGACGGCGAAGCGAGGGTGATCGACGACGGCGAACCGACCGGGACGGCCGAATCGCCCGACGGCCTGGCTGAACTGGCGACCGGTTCATAA